GGGTGAAGCGTCTGCAACGTCCCCTCTGTCCCCCTACAGACGTCCGGTGTTGCCGGATCGTTCCCCGGTCGGCTGGGGTCCATGCCGGTGGAGCCCGTACCCTTGGGTTTTGTGTTCCGTAGCCGTGCCAAGGAAGAGAAGGCCCCCGCCGACAAGGCGCCGGTGAACTTCTCCAAGCAGACCCGTGACCCGCAGGCCCCCAAGGGCAGGCCCACGCCCAAGCGCAGTGAGGCCCAGTCCCAGCGCCGCAGCGTCGCCAACACGCCGACGACGCGCAAGGACGCCGCCAAGCGTCAGCGCGAGGACCGCCGCCAGGCGCTCGACCGGCAGCGCCAGGCCCTGGCCGGCGGCGACGAGCGGTACCTGCCGGCCCGGGACAAGGGCCCGGTCCGCAAGTTCGCCCGTGACTGGGTGGACTCCCGGTTCAACGTGGCGGAGTTCTTCCTGCCCATGGCCGTGGTGATCCTGGTCCTCAGCATCGTGCGGGTCCCCACCATCCAGGCCATCGCGCTGTGGCTGTGGCTCGTGGTGATCGTGCTGATCGTGCTCGACGCGATCGTCAGCGGCTTCCGCCTGAAGAAGCGGCTGGCCGAGCGGTTCCCGGACCAGAACCGGCGCGGTGCCGTCGCCTACGGTCTGATGCGCTCGCTCCAGATGCGCCGGCTCCGGCTGCCGAAGCCGCAGGTCAAGCGCGGAGAGCGGCCCTGAGCGCTGACGCTTTCACCGGGGGTGCGGCCGACGCCTGGCTGAGCAGGCTGGGCGGGCTGCGCGATG
Above is a genomic segment from Streptomyces collinus Tu 365 containing:
- a CDS encoding DUF3043 domain-containing protein, with the translated sequence MPVEPVPLGFVFRSRAKEEKAPADKAPVNFSKQTRDPQAPKGRPTPKRSEAQSQRRSVANTPTTRKDAAKRQREDRRQALDRQRQALAGGDERYLPARDKGPVRKFARDWVDSRFNVAEFFLPMAVVILVLSIVRVPTIQAIALWLWLVVIVLIVLDAIVSGFRLKKRLAERFPDQNRRGAVAYGLMRSLQMRRLRLPKPQVKRGERP